The following are encoded in a window of Nibricoccus aquaticus genomic DNA:
- a CDS encoding TatD family hydrolase produces MASLIDTHTHLESFAHKGVLAETLVRAKDAGVEAMITIGTSPEDWRFYQKIARENAGFVHYSVGVHPCSVEETWPDEVAQIEEFWSQFSEPPPVALGECGLDRFHLPKDDAAKAEKIFRWQRAAFAAQLLIAAKLKCPLVVHSRGAFQECVEMIDASGVDWTKVVFHCFTEGEAEMAELTRRGGYGSFTGILTYKTAETIRAAAKAQGLSRFMLETDAPYLTPMPHRGKPNEPAYLKNTAEFAAGVFGVSYEELARVSTENARRFFGI; encoded by the coding sequence ATGGCTTCGTTGATCGACACGCACACGCATCTGGAATCGTTCGCGCACAAAGGTGTGCTGGCTGAAACGCTCGTGCGTGCGAAAGACGCCGGTGTGGAGGCGATGATCACGATCGGGACGTCGCCGGAGGACTGGCGGTTTTATCAGAAGATCGCGCGGGAGAATGCGGGTTTCGTTCACTACTCGGTGGGCGTGCATCCCTGCTCGGTCGAGGAGACGTGGCCGGATGAGGTGGCGCAGATCGAGGAATTTTGGAGTCAGTTCTCGGAGCCGCCGCCAGTCGCGCTCGGCGAGTGCGGGCTGGACCGGTTTCACCTGCCGAAGGATGACGCGGCGAAGGCGGAGAAGATTTTTCGCTGGCAGCGCGCGGCGTTTGCGGCGCAGCTCTTAATTGCGGCGAAGCTGAAGTGTCCGCTGGTGGTGCATTCGCGCGGCGCGTTTCAGGAGTGCGTGGAGATGATCGATGCGAGCGGCGTGGACTGGACGAAGGTCGTTTTTCACTGCTTCACCGAGGGCGAAGCGGAGATGGCGGAGCTGACGCGGCGCGGCGGGTATGGGTCGTTCACGGGCATTTTGACGTACAAGACGGCGGAGACGATCCGGGCGGCGGCGAAGGCTCAGGGGCTTTCTCGGTTCATGCTGGAGACGGACGCGCCGTACCTGACGCCGATGCCGCATCGCGGGAAACCGAACGAACCGGCTTATTTGAAAAATACGGCGGAGTTTGCGGCGGGGGTTTTCGGTGTGAGCTATGAGGAACTGGCGCGGGTAAGTACGGAGAATGCGCGGCGGTTTTTCGGGATTTGA
- a CDS encoding HPr family phosphocarrier protein, with amino-acid sequence MDKNDVTTAGKPLSKELVVQNKMGIHARPAAMIVRITNKFKADVFVEKDDEQVNGKSIMGLMMLAAGKGSKVKFLATGDDATQMLNELEQLFARKFDEA; translated from the coding sequence ATGGATAAAAACGACGTCACGACAGCGGGAAAACCTCTTTCCAAAGAGTTGGTTGTCCAAAACAAGATGGGCATCCACGCCCGTCCGGCGGCCATGATCGTGCGTATCACCAACAAATTTAAGGCCGATGTCTTCGTCGAAAAAGACGACGAACAGGTGAACGGCAAAAGCATCATGGGCCTCATGATGCTCGCCGCCGGCAAAGGTTCGAAGGTCAAGTTCCTCGCCACCGGCGACGACGCGACCCAGATGCTCAACGAGCTCGAACAACTCTTCGCCCGCAAATTCGACGAAGCCTAA